ACGTCGAAGCACTGCCCGCTGCGCGTGGCTTCCGGGAACACGATGACGTACCCGTACTGGTCGGCCGCGGTGACGTAGTCGTGGGCGGAGCCGTTGAACACCGCCGACGCCGAACCGGTGCAGTAGTGGACCGCGACGAGCAGCGCCGGACGGCTCGCGACGCGGTCCGGGACGTAGGTGTACATGTTGAGGTTGCTGGGGTTGCTGCCGAAGTCGGTCACCCGCGTCAGCGAGGCCGCGGACGCCGGCTGCGCCGCCACGACCAAGACGATCGCGGCGGCGATCGACAGCATGGCGGCGGAGAGGGCAGTGAGGAGCCTTCGCACTCGAGGCCATCCTTTCCGGAGCAGGAGAGGAACTGCGACGATGGTTCGTCTCCGCGTCCGGGTGGTCAACGATTATCGCAATGTTTCGGAAGCTTTCGAACGGGCCGGCCCGAAGGTGGGTGCCGCACGGCCACCCGTCCCGGCGGGATCCGGGTTAGCCTCGGATCATGGTCAAGGAGAACGCGCTCGGAGAGTTCCTCCGGGCCCGCCGCGCGCAGGTGCGGCCCGCCGACCTCGGCCTGCCCGCCGGCGGCTCGCGCCGGGTGACCGGGCTGCGGCGCGAGGAGATCGCGCTCCTGGCCGGGGTCAGCACCGACTACTACATCCGGCTCGAGCAGGGCCGGGAGCGGAACCCGTCGGCGCAGGTCGTCGACGCGCTGGCCCGCGGGCTGGCGCTGGACGACGACGCCGTCGCCCACCTGCACCGGCTGGCCCGCCCGGCCCCGAAGGCCCGTCGTCGCGCGCGGCGGCGGGAGCAGGTCAGCCCGAACCTGCTGCGCCTGATGGACGGCTGGCCGGGCACGCCCGCGGTGGTCCTGGACCGCTGCCTGACCGTGCTGGCGCACAACGCGCTGGGCCAGGCCCTGTTCGACGGGCACACCCACAGCGGAGACCTGGTCCGGCTGGTGTTCCTCGACCCGGACGCGCGCGAGTTCTACCCGGACTGGGAGCGCGTCGCGGTCAACACCGTCGGCGGCCTGCGCGCGGCGGCCGGGATCGACCCGGACGACCCGCAGCTCGTCGAGACCGTCGGTGAGCTGTCGCTCAAGAGCGAGGCGTTCCGCCGGCTGTGGGCCCGGCACGACATCCGGCAGAAGACCCACGAAACCAAGCGGTTCCACCACCGCCTGGTCGGCGAGCTCGTGCTGAGCTACGAAGCGCTGACCGTGAACAGCGCGCCCGGCCAGCAGCTGATCGTCTACCAGGCGGAGCCGGGCAGCCCGTCGGAAGCGGCACTGTCGCTGCTGGGCAGTCTCACCGCCGAAACAGCGGAAACCCGGGAAAACACTCGCCGGGCGTAATTACCCTCTTTTCTTTCATTCCACAATGGACGGAGCAGTTCGTCATGCCCGAAAACCCCGTACCCGAAAACGCTGTCTGGTTCATCACCGGCTGCTCTTCCGGCCTCGGCCGCGCACTGGCGACCGCCGTGCTCGACCGCGGACTGCGGGCGGTCGTCACCGCCCGCGACCCGGAGCAGGTGGCCGACCTGGCCGCCGGCCACGGCGACCGCGCGCTGGTCCTCCCGCTCGACGTCACCGACCACGCACAGGTCGTCGACGCTGTGAAGCAGGCCGAAGCGGCGTTCGGCCGGATCGACGTCCTGGTCGGCAACGCCGGCTACGGCTACCTCGCCGCGGTCGAAGAAGGCGAGGACGACGAGGTCCGCAAGCTGTTCGACACCAACGTCTTCGGCCTCGCCGACGTCACCCGCGCGGTGCTGCCGGGCATGCGGGCGCGCCGCAGCGGGCACATCGTCACCGTGTCGTCGCTCGGCGGCCTGGCCGCCTTCGGCGCCACCGGCTACTACCACGCGACGAAGTTCGCCGTGGAAGGGCTTTCGGAGTCACTGGCCGCCGAGGTGGCCCCGCTGGGCATCAAGGTGACCATCGTCGAGCCCGCGGCGTTCCGCACCCACTGGTCCGGGCCCTCGATGCGGCAGTCGGCGATCCGCATCGACGACTACGCCGAGACGGCGGGGGCCCGCCGGGCGGCGACGACCGCGACGTACGGCCACCAGCCGGGCGACCCGGTGCGCGCGGCCGAAGCGGTCATCGACGCCGTCGGCGCCGAAGAGCCTCCGCTTCGCCTGCTCCTCGGCAAGGCCGCCTACGACATCGCCACCGCCCGGCTCGACACCCTCCGATCCACGTTCGACACCTGGCGCGAGACCACCCTCGGCGCCGACTTCCCGGAAGGAACCCCGTGAAGACCGTCCTCATCACCGGTGCCAGCAGCGGCATCGGGTACGCCACCGCGCTGCGGCTGGCCCGCGAAGGCCACCACGTCGTCCTCGGCGCCCGCCGGGAAGACCGGCTGACGACGCTGGCGAAGGAGATCCACGACGCCGGCGGCACCGCGGACGTGCACCGCCTCGACGTCACCGACCGCGCGGACGTCGCCGCGTTCGCCGACGCCGCCGTGGCCGCGCACGGGCGGCTCGACGTCTTCGTCGCCAACGCCGGCGTGATGCCGTTGTCACGCCTGGATTCCCTGCTGGTCGACGAATGGGACCGGATGATCGACGTCAACGTCCGCGGCCTGCTGCACGGGATCGCGGCGGCTCTGCCGCACTTCCGGCGGCAGGGCTCCGGGCACTTCGTGACGATGGCCTCCACCGGCGCGCACGAGGTGGTGCCGACGGCCGCGGTGTACTGCGGCACCAAGTACGCGGCCCGGGCGATCACCGAAGGCCTGCGGCTGGAGGCCGGGCCCGGCCTCCGCGTCACGACCGTTTCGCCGGGCGTCACCGAGTCCGAACTGGCGGACAGCATCACCGAGGCCGGGGCGAAGGCGGCGATGCGGGACTACCGCGCGGTGACCCTCCCGCCCGACGCGATCGCCGCGGCGATCTCGTACGCCATCGGGCAGCCGGACGGCGTCGACGTGAACGAGGTCATCGTGCGGCCGGCCGCCCAGCGCTAGCGGCTCAGCGCCGTGTCGTCCGCTCAATCACGCGTGTCGTCCCTCCAGTCACGCGTGTCGTCCGTTCCCGCACGGCATCACGCGTGATCAGCCAGGCATCACGCGTGATTGAAGGGGCATCACGCGTGATTGAAGAGTCGACACGGCGCTGAAGTCAGCGTTCCAGCTCCGCGATGACCCGCGGGATCTCCGCCACCAGCTCCCGGGCCAGCAGCCCGGTGCTCCCGGTGCCGGGGATCAGCCGCCGGCCGGCCACGGCGTGGACGTGCGTCGCCCAGCAGGCCGCCTGGTCGACGGCCGCGCCGCGGGCGAGGAAGCCGCCGGTCAGCCCGGCCAGCACGTCGCCGCTGCCGGACGTCGCCAGCCCGACGTGGCCGCTCCCGTCCCGCCAGGTGCGCCCGCCCGGCTCGGCGACCACGCCCATGAGCAGCACCACGCCGCCGTAGCGGCCGGCGATCCGCACCGCGGTCTCCAGGTCGTCGACGTCCTTCTCCTCGCACCCGTCGAGGTAGGCGGCTTCGACCCGGTTCGGGGTGAGCAGGAGCCGGCCCGCCAAGGGTTCCGCAAGCGCCGGGTCCCGGCTCAGCGCGCCGAGCGCGAACGCGTCGAGCACCACCCGCGCGTCCGGGGCGATGGCGGGCACCAGCCGCCGCAGCAGGTCTTCGGTCTCGGAGACGCCGGTGAGGCCGGGACCGACGACGACGGCGCCGGCCCCGGGCAGCACGTCGGCGAGCCGGTCGACGGCGTCGCCGCCGATCGCGCCGGACGCCGTCTCGGGCAGGCCGAACACCGACGACTCGGGTACCGAAACGCCGATGGCCGTCGCGTGCCGTTCGGCGACCGCCAGCTGCAGCGTGCCGGCCCCGGCGCGCAGGGCGGCGGTCCCGGACAGCGCCGGTGCCCCCGGTACGGTCCGGGCCCCGCCGACGACGAGGACGGTTCCGCGGTCTTCGGTGCCGATCTGCCTGTCCCGCAACAGGGCCGGGCTGATCGGCACCGGGTCAGGAGAGCTGCTGCGCGGCATCGTCGTCCGTCGTCGGTGGGGTGCCGGTGGCGTGCAGGTGGCCGACCTCCTGGGCGAGGACCATCGTGAACCCGCCGTCGCGGTCGCGTTCCCAGGCCGTCACCGAGCCGTTCGGTACCTCGGTGGCGTCCGCGGCCCGCATCAGGTCGGGTTCCGGCAGGCCTTCCAGCAGGTACCGCAGGCCGAAGATCGTCATCTCGTGCGCGGCCAGCAGCACGCGGCCGCCGGGCCGCTGGACACTCAGTTCGGCGAGCAGGGACCGCAGCCGCAACACGACGTCGGCCCAGGACTCGCCGCCCGGCGGCCGGTAGTAGAACTTGCCCAGCCGCCGCTTGCGCCGCAGCTCGTCGGGCCACCGCTCGCGGACGCCGTGCGAGGTGAGCAGGTCCAGGACGCCGAGCTCGCGGTCGCGCAGCCGTTCATCCGGGACGACCGCCACGCCGTCCGGCGCGGCCAGCCGGGCGGTGTCCCAGGCCCGGCGGTAGGTCGAGGTGATCACGACGTCCAGCGGGCGCCCGGACAGAAACTCCCCGGCGGCCTTCGCCTGCTCCTCCCCCAGTTCCGTGAGCGGCACGTCGGCATCGCGCTCGGCGATGTCGATCACGTCCGCCCCCGCCGACTCCGCCTCTTCCCGCGCCACGTTCCCGGCGCTCTGTCCGTGCCGAAGCACGCCCACCCATTCCAAGTCGACGCTCACGCCCGGCTGATTACCCCGGGGGACCCGCCGTCGAAACCCGGGATGGTTAGGCGGGCAAAGGACCTGCGGCTAGGGTCGTTCCATGTCGCGAAGTCTCGACGCCCACGACCGGCTGCAGCAGCTGGAGACGATCATCGGTGCGCCGGCCGACCACCTCGGTCTGGCCGAGCTGCTCACCGAAACGCTGCGGCGCCTGCGTGAGGTCATGGCGGTCGACACCGCGACTGTGCTGCGGTACCAGGCCAACGGCCGTCAGCTCGTGGCCTTCGCGGCGGCGGGCATCGAGGAGGAGGTCCACCAGGGCGTGCGGGTGCCGGTCGGCAGCGGGTTCGCCGGCAAGGTCGCGCTCGAACGGGCACCGGTCATCATCGACCACGTCGACGAAAGCACCGTGGTGAACTCCCTGCTCTGGGAGCGGGGACTGCACTCCATGCTCGGCGTCCCCATGCTGGCCGGGACGGAGCTCGTCGGCGTGCTGCACGTCGGTTCCGTCGCGCCGCGGCTCTTCGGTGAGCCCGACGTGGCCACCCTGCAGCTGCTCGCCGACCGCCTCGCGATGGCGATCCAGGTGGAGGCGCTCGAGGAGAACCGCACCGCCACCGTGGCCCTGCAGCGCAGCCTGCTGCCGAGCAGCCTGCCCGAGGTGCCCGGCCTGGCCTTCGGCGCCCGGTACGTGCCCGGCGCGGAGACCGGCCTCGGCGGCGACTGGTACGACCTGTTCTCCCTGCCGGGTGACCGGCTCGGCGTCGTGATGGGCGACGTCTCCGGCCACGGCCTCGAAGCGGCCGTGATCATGGGACGGCTGCGCAGCGCCCTGCGCGCCTACGCACTCGACTGCGAAAGCCCGGCCGAGGTGCTCGCCAAGCTCGACCGGAAGGCCAACCACTTCGAGCACGGCGCGATGGCCACAGTGGCGTACGGGATCATCGGCCCGAGCCGCGAGGCGCTGACGCTGTCCCTCGCGGGGCACCTGCCCCCGGTGCTGGCCCTGCCCGGCGAGGCGGGCCGGCTGGTGGACGTTCCCCCGGACCCGCCGATCGGGCTGACCATCGGCCGGCCCGAACGGCGTACCAACGTGATCGCCCTGCCGCCCGGTGCGGTACTCGCCTTCTACACCGACGGGCTGGTCGAACGGCGGGACCGTCCGGTGGACACCGGCATGCACCAGCTCGAGGCGGCGGTCCACGCCGGGGAGCCGGAGCGCGTCTGTGCGCGGATCATGGCCGCGATGATCGGCAACCGGCCGGCCCAGGACGACGTCGCGCTGCTGGCCATCCAGCGCCGGGCCGTCCCGGCCGGGTCCTGAGCCGCGACCGGGACGACGAGGTTCAGGACCCGGTCAGCGCCGCCTCGCGGGTCGGGAACAGCGACAGGCTTTCCTCGAGCCCGGTCAGCTGGATCGGGCGCAGGGTCGCCCGGCCGGACGCGACGATCCGGACCGCGGTGCCCGGTCTGGCGTTCCGGTGGATCGTCAGCAAGGCCGTCAGGCCGGGTGAGGCGAGGAACTCGACGCGGCTGAGGTCGACCACCAGCACCGGCGGCTGCTCCGCCAGCGCGGTGTCGGCGGCCTGGACGAGCGCCGGCGCGGTCGTCGTGTCGACGTCGCCGGCGACCTCGACGATGATCGCGCCGTCCTGCTCCGTCCGGCCGATCCGGAATTCCCCGAACGGCACAGCGGTGGCCGAGCCCTCGGTGTGGGTGTGCTCGGTCATGGTGTTTCTCCTCGCCTTCGGCAGCTCCACCGGAACGTCCGGTGGGCGTGCGTGATCACGAAGGCTGTTTGCTCAACCGCTCCCCATCATGCCCGCCCGGGGGACACGCCGCCGTGTCAGCGCCCGTTCCGCTTTCCGCCGGGCCCACGAGCAGGCAGGATGGGCGCCATGGCCGAAAGAGACGTGACCGGGGGCGGACTCGGCGACGCGGGGTCGGTGGCACTGGAGGACCGGAACGGCACGGCCGTGCTGCACGTCGACGGCGCCCTCGACCTCGCGCTGGCGCCCAAGCTCCGGCAGCTGGTCGAACGCGCGGCGCGGCTGCGGCCCGCGATGGTCGTCATCGACCTGACCGGCGTGACTTTCCTGGCCTCGGCCGGGATGGCCGAACTCGTCCGGGCGCACCGCGGGCCCGCCGCGTCGGTGCCGCTGCGCGTGGTGGCCAGCGGCCGGATCACCTTGCGGCCGCTGGAACTGACCTGCCTGACCGACGAGCTCGCGATCTACCCGTCGCTGTCCGAGGCGCTGGCCTCCTGATGACGTCCCCGCCGGGGTTCGACGCCGTGCTCGACGCCGTGCGCCGGGCGTTCGTCGACGACGCCGGTGCTCCGGTGGCCACCGCGGTCCGGGCTCTCGGCCCGGCCGAAACGCGCGCGGTGCTCGGCTGTCACGTCGCGGTCGCCGTGACCGACTCCGCGCTGCTGGCGGATTTGGTGCCGGGTAAGGAAATCACCCACGCGATCGCCGTCGCCGCGGACGGCAGGGAGCACGGCGCAGTGGTCTACACCACTGCCGAAACCGGTGAGCTGCCGTCCGCCGTCGCCACCGCCATCGACGCCGTCACCACGCCCCTGGCCGGTACCGTGCGGCGGCTGCAGAGCGAAGCCGCGGTGCTCGACGCCCTCCACTCCACCGGCCGCGAGCTGACCGCCCAGCTCGAAATCGACCGGATCGTGCAGGACGCGACCGACGCGGCCACGAAGGCGACCGGAGCCGGTTTCGGCGCGTTCTTCTACAACCTGGTCGACGAGTTCGGCGAGTCGTACACGCTCTACACGCTTTCGGGCGTGCCGCGCGAGGCGTTCGCCCGGTTCCCGATGCCGCGCAACACCGCGGTGTTCGGCCCGACCTTCGACGGCACCGGCACCGTCCGCAGTCCCGACATCACGAAGGACCCGCGGTTCGGGAAGAACGCGCCGTACCACGGGATGCCGGAAGGCCACCTGCCCGTGTGCAGCTACCTGGCCGTGTCCGTGCTCGGCCCGACGAGCGGGGAGGTGCTGGGCGGCTTCTTCTTCGGCCACCCGGAACCGGACCGGTTCACCGCGCGGCACGAATACCTCGCCGAGGGCATCGCCGGCTACTCGGCCATCGCGCTGGACAACGCCCGCCTGTACGAACGCGAGCGCACCCTCGCCACGGAACTGGCCCGCGGCATGCTGCCGGTCGCCCCGCCCACCCCCGGCCTCGACGTGCTCACCCGGTACCTGCCCGCGGCCACCGGGAGCAAGGTGGGCGGCGACTGGTTCGACGTGATCCGGCTGCCCTCGGGCGCCACCGCGTTCGTCATCGGGGACGTCGTCGGCCACGGCGTCACGGCCGCGACCGTGATGGGCCAGGTCCGGACCGCCGTCCGCAGCTACGCCCTGCTGGAGCTGCCCCCTTCGGAGGTCCTGCGCAACGCCTCCGAACTGACCGTCGGGCTGCTCGGCGAAAGCTTCGTGACCTGCTTCTACGCGGTCCACCGGCCGGCCGACGGCACGCTGACCTACGCCAACGCCGGCCACCTCCCCGCGATCCTGGTCCGCACGGACGGCTCGCTCGACCAGATCGGCGAGGCGCTGGCGCAGCCGCTGGGCGTCGGCTCGGTCTTTCCCCAGCGCACCACGGCGTTCCCGCCCGGCGCGGACCTGGTGCTGTACACCGACGGGCTGGTCGAGAGCCGCACCCGCGACCTCACGATCGGTGTCGAGTGGCTGCTGGCGGGTATCCCGGAGCTGCTGACCGCCACCGACCTCGGCACGGCATGGGACAAGCTCGTCGAGGAACTGACCCGCGGCCGGCACGACGACGACATCGCCGTCATCCACGTGCGCCACCGCGGAGAGGACGGCACATGACGGACCCGCTCCCGCCGGGCGCCCCCGCGCCCCCGGCCTCGTTCCACCGGCGCTCGGCCGCGGTCGCCGACCGGCTGCCGGACCTGCGCGAAGCACTGGGCCGCTGGCTGGACACGCTCGGCCTGAGCGTCGACCGGCAGGAAGACGTCGTCCTCGCCGGCTACGAGGCGATGGCGAACTCGGCCGAGCACGCCTACCGCGACCGCGAGCCGGGCCCGATCGACGTCCGGGCCGAAGCGCTGCCCGGGCGGCTGACGGTGACGGTCAGCGACTACGGCACCTGGCAGCCACCGGCGGAGACGAACGGGATACGCGGACGCGGCCTGCTGCTCATCGACAGCCTCGCCGACCACTGCGCCCAGGTGCACCGCGACGACGGCACGACGGTCACGATGACCTGGCTGACCGAGGATCTTCCGGCGGACTGACCCGCGAAACGCCGTGAACGACTCGTTCATGACGTCGGATGACAGGAAAGAGTCGTTCACGACGTTCCTTCGGCGGTGCCTCCCGCACGGGTGAATCCCGCACGGACGGCAGGCCGGTTCCCGGGCGGGTAGGCTCGCTCGGGGCCGCGTGAACCGGGAGTGTGATGAGCGTCGGGAGCGAATCCGGCCACCGCGCCGCGTTTCCCGGGACCAGCCGGATGGCCGCCCGGATGCGGGACTTCGACTGGGCGTCGTCCCCGCTGGGCGAACCGCGGGACTGGCCGGCCTGCCTGACCACGGCGGTCCGCATCTGCCTCACCTCGCGCTTCCCGATGATCGTCTGGTGGGGCCCGGAACTGCGGTTCCTCTACAACGACGCGTACCTGCCGCTGCTGGGCACCAAGCACCCGGCGCTGGACAAGCCCGGCGCCGAGGTCTGGGCCGAGATCTGGCACATCATCGGCCCGATGCTGGCCGGGGTGATGGCCGGCGGCGAGGCGACCTGGTCGGAGGACCTGCTGCTGCCGATGAACCGGCACGGCTACTGGGAAGAGACCTACTGGACCTACTCCTACAGCCCGGTGCACGACGACGAGGGCACCGTGCGGGCGGTGTTCACCGCGGTCACCGACACCACCGAGCGCGTCATCGGCGAGCGGCGCCTGGCGACGCTGCGCGAGATCGGCGCCCAGGCCGGGGTCGCCCGCACCGTCGGCGAGGCCTGCGAACTGGTCGC
This window of the Amycolatopsis balhimycina FH 1894 genome carries:
- a CDS encoding helix-turn-helix transcriptional regulator, whose translation is MVKENALGEFLRARRAQVRPADLGLPAGGSRRVTGLRREEIALLAGVSTDYYIRLEQGRERNPSAQVVDALARGLALDDDAVAHLHRLARPAPKARRRARRREQVSPNLLRLMDGWPGTPAVVLDRCLTVLAHNALGQALFDGHTHSGDLVRLVFLDPDAREFYPDWERVAVNTVGGLRAAAGIDPDDPQLVETVGELSLKSEAFRRLWARHDIRQKTHETKRFHHRLVGELVLSYEALTVNSAPGQQLIVYQAEPGSPSEAALSLLGSLTAETAETRENTRRA
- a CDS encoding oxidoreductase yields the protein MPENPVPENAVWFITGCSSGLGRALATAVLDRGLRAVVTARDPEQVADLAAGHGDRALVLPLDVTDHAQVVDAVKQAEAAFGRIDVLVGNAGYGYLAAVEEGEDDEVRKLFDTNVFGLADVTRAVLPGMRARRSGHIVTVSSLGGLAAFGATGYYHATKFAVEGLSESLAAEVAPLGIKVTIVEPAAFRTHWSGPSMRQSAIRIDDYAETAGARRAATTATYGHQPGDPVRAAEAVIDAVGAEEPPLRLLLGKAAYDIATARLDTLRSTFDTWRETTLGADFPEGTP
- a CDS encoding SDR family oxidoreductase, producing MKTVLITGASSGIGYATALRLAREGHHVVLGARREDRLTTLAKEIHDAGGTADVHRLDVTDRADVAAFADAAVAAHGRLDVFVANAGVMPLSRLDSLLVDEWDRMIDVNVRGLLHGIAAALPHFRRQGSGHFVTMASTGAHEVVPTAAVYCGTKYAARAITEGLRLEAGPGLRVTTVSPGVTESELADSITEAGAKAAMRDYRAVTLPPDAIAAAISYAIGQPDGVDVNEVIVRPAAQR
- a CDS encoding NAD(P)H-hydrate dehydratase, producing MPISPALLRDRQIGTEDRGTVLVVGGARTVPGAPALSGTAALRAGAGTLQLAVAERHATAIGVSVPESSVFGLPETASGAIGGDAVDRLADVLPGAGAVVVGPGLTGVSETEDLLRRLVPAIAPDARVVLDAFALGALSRDPALAEPLAGRLLLTPNRVEAAYLDGCEEKDVDDLETAVRIAGRYGGVVLLMGVVAEPGGRTWRDGSGHVGLATSGSGDVLAGLTGGFLARGAAVDQAACWATHVHAVAGRRLIPGTGSTGLLARELVAEIPRVIAELER
- a CDS encoding histidine phosphatase family protein, producing the protein MSVDLEWVGVLRHGQSAGNVAREEAESAGADVIDIAERDADVPLTELGEEQAKAAGEFLSGRPLDVVITSTYRRAWDTARLAAPDGVAVVPDERLRDRELGVLDLLTSHGVRERWPDELRRKRRLGKFYYRPPGGESWADVVLRLRSLLAELSVQRPGGRVLLAAHEMTIFGLRYLLEGLPEPDLMRAADATEVPNGSVTAWERDRDGGFTMVLAQEVGHLHATGTPPTTDDDAAQQLS
- a CDS encoding PP2C family protein-serine/threonine phosphatase; this encodes MSRSLDAHDRLQQLETIIGAPADHLGLAELLTETLRRLREVMAVDTATVLRYQANGRQLVAFAAAGIEEEVHQGVRVPVGSGFAGKVALERAPVIIDHVDESTVVNSLLWERGLHSMLGVPMLAGTELVGVLHVGSVAPRLFGEPDVATLQLLADRLAMAIQVEALEENRTATVALQRSLLPSSLPEVPGLAFGARYVPGAETGLGGDWYDLFSLPGDRLGVVMGDVSGHGLEAAVIMGRLRSALRAYALDCESPAEVLAKLDRKANHFEHGAMATVAYGIIGPSREALTLSLAGHLPPVLALPGEAGRLVDVPPDPPIGLTIGRPERRTNVIALPPGAVLAFYTDGLVERRDRPVDTGMHQLEAAVHAGEPERVCARIMAAMIGNRPAQDDVALLAIQRRAVPAGS
- a CDS encoding STAS domain-containing protein, producing the protein MTEHTHTEGSATAVPFGEFRIGRTEQDGAIIVEVAGDVDTTTAPALVQAADTALAEQPPVLVVDLSRVEFLASPGLTALLTIHRNARPGTAVRIVASGRATLRPIQLTGLEESLSLFPTREAALTGS
- a CDS encoding STAS domain-containing protein produces the protein MAERDVTGGGLGDAGSVALEDRNGTAVLHVDGALDLALAPKLRQLVERAARLRPAMVVIDLTGVTFLASAGMAELVRAHRGPAASVPLRVVASGRITLRPLELTCLTDELAIYPSLSEALAS
- a CDS encoding PP2C family protein-serine/threonine phosphatase translates to MTSPPGFDAVLDAVRRAFVDDAGAPVATAVRALGPAETRAVLGCHVAVAVTDSALLADLVPGKEITHAIAVAADGREHGAVVYTTAETGELPSAVATAIDAVTTPLAGTVRRLQSEAAVLDALHSTGRELTAQLEIDRIVQDATDAATKATGAGFGAFFYNLVDEFGESYTLYTLSGVPREAFARFPMPRNTAVFGPTFDGTGTVRSPDITKDPRFGKNAPYHGMPEGHLPVCSYLAVSVLGPTSGEVLGGFFFGHPEPDRFTARHEYLAEGIAGYSAIALDNARLYERERTLATELARGMLPVAPPTPGLDVLTRYLPAATGSKVGGDWFDVIRLPSGATAFVIGDVVGHGVTAATVMGQVRTAVRSYALLELPPSEVLRNASELTVGLLGESFVTCFYAVHRPADGTLTYANAGHLPAILVRTDGSLDQIGEALAQPLGVGSVFPQRTTAFPPGADLVLYTDGLVESRTRDLTIGVEWLLAGIPELLTATDLGTAWDKLVEELTRGRHDDDIAVIHVRHRGEDGT
- a CDS encoding ATP-binding protein; translation: MTDPLPPGAPAPPASFHRRSAAVADRLPDLREALGRWLDTLGLSVDRQEDVVLAGYEAMANSAEHAYRDREPGPIDVRAEALPGRLTVTVSDYGTWQPPAETNGIRGRGLLLIDSLADHCAQVHRDDGTTVTMTWLTEDLPAD